A genomic segment from Dasypus novemcinctus isolate mDasNov1 chromosome X, mDasNov1.1.hap2, whole genome shotgun sequence encodes:
- the LOC101412404 gene encoding melanoma-associated antigen D4: MAEGSYSMESESFTVEDMDEGSDEVGEEEMVEGNDYEEFGAFGGYGTLTSFDIRVLRAFGSLGPGLRILSNEPWELENPVLAQTLVDALQLDPETLANETATRAANIARAAASNRAARAAAAAARTASNDQVAFNQPVDTDQASGEDTQPMIYTKSQGATPETTPASSQISQMQINSDMAAPGAPATPTQPQTASQAQEAATEGPSTTRTSSQALYASELDATQPKTAFPGHNDVFDFTQPAGVSGMAFTRPKRPAMAQEAATEGPSAASGVPQAASAREVAATQPKTNKSGKALAKTRWVEPQNVVTAAAAKAKMATGIPEPEGAAATIQHSAEPWARMGGKRTKKSKHLDDEYESSEEEREPPTVPPTWRASQPPLMARSQVAPRPPMALTSQIPSRHVLCLPPRNVTLLQERANKLVKYLMIKDYKKIPIKCSDMLKDVIREYDEHFPEIIERATYTLEKKFGIHLKEIDKEEHLYILVCTRDSSARLLGKTKDTPRLSLLLVILGVIFMNGNRASEAVLWEALRKMGLHPGVRHPFLGDLRKLITDDFVKQKYLEYKKIPNSSPPEYEFLWGLRARHETSKMRVLRFIAQNQKRDPREWKAHFLEAVDDTFKTMDVDMAEEHARAQMRAQMNIGDEALVGRWSWDDIQVELLTWDEDGDFGDAWARIPFAFWARYHQYILNSNRANRRATWRAGVSSGTNGGVSTSILDGPSTSSTIRTRNAARAGANFFSWIQHR, translated from the exons ATGGCTGAGGGAAGCTACAGCATGGAATCAGAAAGCTTCACTGTTGAAGACATGGATGAGGGTAGCGATGAAGtcggggaggaagagatggttgaagGAAACGACTATGAAGAATTTGGTGCTTTTGGTGGCTACGGCACCCTCACCAGCTTTGACATCCGTGTCCTCAGAGCCTTTGGGAGCTTGGGTCCCGGACTTCGCATCTTGTCG AACGAGCCCTGGGAACTGGAAAACCCTGTGCTGGCCCAGACCCTGGTGGATGCATTGCAGCTGGACCCAGAAACACTTGCCAATGAGACGGCCACCCGTGCTGCCAATATAGCCCGTGCCGCTGCCTCCAACCGTGCTGCtcgggctgctgctgctgctgcccgtACTGCCTCCAACGATCAGGTGGCCTTTAACCAACCAGTGGACACAGACCAGGCCTCAGGAGAGGATACCCAGCCCATGATATATACCAAGTCTCAGGGGGCCACCCCTGAGACAACCCCTGCTTCTTCACAGATTTCCCAGATGCAAATCAACAGTGACATGGCtgcccctggggctccagcaacCCCCACACAGCCCCAGACAGCCTCCCAGGCCCAGGAGGCTGCTACCGAGGGCCCTAGTACCACCCGCACTTCCTCTCAGGCTCTATATGCCAGTGAGTTAGATGCCACCCAGCCCAAGACAGCTTTCCCGGGTCACAATGATGTCTTTGATTTTACCCAGCCAGCAGGTGTCAGTGGCATGGCTTTTACACGCCCCAAGAGACCTGCCATGGCCCAAGAGGCTGCCACAGAGGGCCCCAGTGCTGCCTCTGGTGTGCCCCAAGCAGCATCTGCCAGGGAGGTGGCAGCCACCCAGCCCAAGACGAACAAGTCTGGGAAAGCTCTTGCTAAGACTCGGTGGGTGGAGCCTCAGAATGTTGTGACAGCAGCTGCTGCGAAGGCCAAGATGGCCACAGGCATCCCTGAGCCTGAGGGTGCAGCTGCCACCATTCAGCACAGTGCTGAGCCCTGGGCCAGGATGGGAGGCAAGAGGACAAAGAAG TCCAAGCACCTGGATGATGAATATGAGAGCAGCGAGGAGGAGAGAGAGCCTCCTACAGTCCCGCCAACCTGGAGAGCGTCACAGCCCCCATTAATGGCACGGTCTCAGGTGGCCCCTCGGCCCCCAATGGCCCTGACATCCCAGATACCCTCAAGGCACGTACTGTGCTTGCCACCTCGCAACGTGACCCTTCTGCAAGAGAGG GCAAATAAGTTGGTGAAGTACCTGATGATCAAGGACTACAAGAAGATCCCCATTAAATGCTCAG ACATGCTGAAGGATGTCATCCGAGAATACGATGAGCATTTCCCAGAAATCATTGAACGAGCGACATACACTCTGGAAAAG AAGTTTGGGATCCATCTGAAGGAAATTGACAAGGAAGAACACCTGTATATTCTTGTCTGCACACGGGATTCTTCAGCTCGCCTCCTCGGAAa GACCAAGGACACTCCCAGGCTGAGTCTCCTCTTAGTGATTCTGGGTGTCATCTTCATGAACGGCAACCGTGCCAGTGAGG CTGTCCTTTGGGAGGCACTACGTAAGATGGGACTGCACCCTGG GGTGAGGCACCCATTTCTTGGTGATCTGAGGAAGCTCATTACAGATGACTTTGTGAAACAGAA GTACCTGGAATACAAGAAGATCCCCAATAGCAGCCCACCCGAGTATGAATTCCTCTGGGGACTGCGAGCCCGCCACGAGACCAGCAAGATGAGGGTCCTGAGATTCATTGCCCAG AATCAGAAGCGAGACCCCCGGGAATGGAAAGCTCATTTCTTGGAGGCTGTGGACGACACTTTCAAAACTATGGATGTGGATATGGCTGAGGAACATGCCAGAGCCCAGATGAGGGCCCAGATGAATATCGGGGATGAAGCTCTGGTTGGACGGTGGAGCTGGGACGATATACAGGTGGAGCTCCTGACCTGGGATGAAGATGGAGATTTCGGTGACGCCTGGGCCAGGATCCCGTTTGCTTTCTGGGCCAGATACCATCAGTACATTCTGAATAGCAACCGTGCCAACAGGAGagccacatggagagctggtgtcAGCAGCGGCACCAATGGTGGGGTCAGCACCAGCATCCTAGATGGCCCTAGCACCAGCTCTACCATCCGCACCAGAAATGCCGCCCGAGCCGGTGCCAACTTCTTCTCCTGGATCCA ACACCGCTGA